The genomic stretch AGGTTAAACTATACGGTTGCTGTTACAGGCAACATAGAAGTATTATTCAATCATTATAGTCCACACCGTCTGATCGAACCAGAGCAATCATCCGTAGAGTTTAGTTAGGAAAATAGAACAATCTGCTTCAATTGAGTAATTTTTTTCTCCGATTTTTCAACTTGCAGACGTTCAATCTCGTTGGACACAGCGACGCGCCTAAGAGAAGCCGCCATGAGTAAACTGATTCGCCAGGTTTCGATCGAAACACCCGCACAGAAGATCAAAGACTGCGTGTTCAATCTGGTGGTCCCAGTGCCGGACACGCCACCCTACGGGGCACGTATTCTGCTGGTCTACGCCGGAGCATGCTATCGTAAGAATCAGTCCACATCTATCTCGTCCATCAGTAGTCAGCTGTCGGATACGGGTGACATTACCACATCGTTGCACATACTGGCAAAACAGTTGCAGAGTGGCAATTTTTCCAGTATTAGCGAGGAAGGTCCGGACAATACGGCCATCACAGCACATCAAACTTCGGTTACCATCCAGCCAAACCCGGCAGCACATCACGGCGTTCGGGACGGAGCTCTGTTCCCGGGCTTCGAAGTAGCTGGAGTCATTGAATCGCTGGGTAGTGAACTGAAAGAAGACTGTGGCTTCAAGGTGGGCCAACGGGTGATCATTTATCCTTTCGAGGGTGTACCGGCCGGCTACTCGGAGCTGATGGTGGTTCCCGACTTGATGTATCTGGTTCCTATTCACGAGTCACTCCCGCTCAGTGTGGCGGCTACGCTGCCTACCGGTGCTCTGCTAGCCCAGAGCGCTATCATTTCGGCACACAAAATCGTCGATAATCTGCTGTCGCAGCGACCGAACGAGAAGGTGAAGATTCTGATTGTGGGTACCGGCGGGTTGGCACTGTGGGCGATTCGGATCGCCGCGCAGCACTTCTACGCGCCGGGCACCAAGGACAAGATACAGATCACGGTGGCGAGTTTGCGGGACGAGGGCTTCGTGATGGCGAAGAAGTGTGAAAAGTGAGTAGATGTTTTCCAGTTTTCCATTTATTACTAGGTttatcttttaatgaaataataaaTGCGATGAAGTCGCATAAAGGCTATGATGAAACTATTAAACTGTTAAACGAAAAGTTATTTATATTCACCAGTATCATCGAACAACTTCTCTTGATGATGTTGAGAATGTTTCATTGAGATTTTTCAAGCAATGCTATCagtaaaaagtttttaaaatgaCCTATTTCCGAGCACAATTTACCCTTACGATTGCTATCATGTTttgttttcaagcagtgataatgaaataaaatacagtgtattttccagtaaaatgcTTCTATAACATTCAAATTTCATGTAGGAATACTTCTTGtgcgaaatatttgctttttgTTGGAATGTGaaggcctgttttgtatcatgatcagaataacttacttctgagacttcaccgcTCCACTTTGTCGGTGCTTGATATAACGATGGGTTTCACGTAGGtattagggtatcgaacgtcttcgtcagtggttttcttcggaagGTTTCTCCAttagattgctgcagaaaagctgccgaagaaaaccactgacctTGGATACCCTatctgtttcttttaaaataaaacgacgttcgataccctatctgtttcttttaaaataaaacGCGACAATTTCTGCGACGAATTCAGGGCGTTTTGTTCTAAATGAAACAgataaggggccgttcctaaaccacgtggtcatattctGATCACTTTTCATACCCCCGTAcctccgtggtctttcgtggtcttctGGCAaaccgccccccccccccttccttgCGACAtcaaccacgtggtcttttcatatgtcaagtgccaaaaattcacttaattttttttacatttttattttaaattttcagtacgttctatatttctaaaatgctaaagcttcattcttgacttggtggcaacaataagttatgagtcaggaaaaaagaccacgtggtcatttcgttaaccccctcccacccccgtgcgtggtctttcgtggtcctttgacaacccccccccccccccccccccccgtccccctctctatgaccacgtggtttaggaacggcccccaaTATGAttcattaaaaagtttttgttagaagaaCTTTTTTCCTTGAGAGTGCCCATTTTGAAATGTTAGGAATAGTATTAagcaattaaattaaaattaaaatttggttgtggtccccgtggccctgtggttagcgatgtcggtcggctagctctcccacacggttgtgatatcgggttcgattctcgatcgagtcgaggatcttttcgagctggaaattttctcgactcagcactggggcacggtgtatcgttgtacttatcctacacatacaaaatgtgccaagaacaatatcgataacgaattctctcaactaatcttagttgatcgagaccgctattagccccaaggctaagcgtgcgatattgttaatTAAATTGCTTCATGATTCACCTTGTTCACTATGGTATGATACACTGACAAAGTAAGTGTTTGAGAGTCCCTGGGTTGGGTTGGGTTGctgtaatgaatccattttttatCACCCGTCACATTGAATGAAGAATGAATGAACGATGAAGAAAGCGACGCTCAACGTTTCTTGGCTTTAAATCATGAGAAACCCAAGTTCATTGTTTTTGAATCACACACACTGCATGCAATCACTTGGAAATGGTTTGGCTGGTAACTTCAAATAccaaagcaagctgttcctacGTTGGGCATGGATCTTTATCCAGAATTTCAGCGTCTTCTAATGGTTTTAGGCTTTCTTCACGCAGATAGTCGTCATCATCGAAATTATCGTCTTTAAAATGACGAAACCAATCACGCACATTGTTTTACTTGAAGCAGAAATTATGTAGGCTTTTTCTTAATTCTCAGTACTCTTAAGCCGATGGTTTCTTTAAACCAAGTCAACGCTTTCCGCAAATGACGATTACTTGGTTCAAAAGCCACTCACTCTGTAAAATATGCCCAGAATGCAAGCTACTAACGATTTTCAATTTGTATTTTTATCCGCCTTGCAAAAAGTTTGTTATATTTTTGAGCGAAGCAAATTGTAATTGAAAGGCTTTTTTCTTTTCATCTAACTTAACTTTCCTGGTGAAACACCCCTCAAAATTTCgcctgcgtcacaatgttacgccaaccCACTCGGTCCACGGCAGCCTGTCTTCAGTCTCTTGAGCGTTCTACGTTTCTTAGATCTTGCTCGTCTTGGTCCAACCATCTAGTTCGTTGCGCGCCTCTACCGCTGGTACCggccggattcgagacgaacaccattttGCGGAATTGTTGTCCAGCGTTCTCACAACATATCCCGCTCATTGTACCCTTCCAACTTTAACAACTTTCTGGACACTGGACTCGCGGGAAAGTTGCATCAGCTCGCGGTTCATTCTTCGTCTCCATATGTCATCCTCACATACTCCACCGAAAAtggtcctaagcacacgtcgttcgaaagCGGCTATTGCCTCCCGACAAGGTCCACGTTGTTAGCGAAGCAGATAAGTTGGCTGGATTTATTCGTaacaccttcaagcgcaatgttgGACAGGAGGCAGGAAAGAGCATCGCCTTATCGAAGTCTCTTGCGTGTTTCAAACAGGCTTGATCCTTCACCAGAAATCTTCACATAGTATTGTACACCATCGATGGATGACCTTAATCAATCTTGTTAATTTTGCAAGGAGGCCATTTTCGTCCAcacggtcgatagtgtcatGAACGGCCGTTGTGGACTACTCATCCACAAAACCGGCTCGATGAATTCCCAGAAACCTTCGTGCTAGTGACAGGAGACGACGAAAAATGATCTGGGAGAGCACTTGGTAGGCTTTGTTGAAAATCGTTGACGCTCGGTAGTTTTTACATTCCAAcccttcttgtatattgggcatattactccgctgcgatgccatttttccagctgatttgttgttctttagCTGCTTGATAGCATTCTCAACTTCACTTATCATGGGAGCGGTATGTCTGCCTCATCCATTGTGCTGACAaagtcgttcctcctaccgtcttggtcctctgcctctgcgccattcaggtattcatcgtagtgctgcttccaacTGTCGATCATCTCACGTTCATCCGTAAAGATTCCTCCATCTTTATCCTGACACATttcagctcgcggcacaaagcctgcaTGTACTTTCTTGTAGAATCTACGTGTTTCTTGAGAACGATATACCTGCTCCATTTCGTCACACTACAGGCGGCGCTTTTTGTTCCGGAAAAGATAGGTCTGCTATCTTCGTTTCTGTTTGTATCGACTTACATTAAAACGGGTCCTTTGCTGCAGCAATGGCCGCGATGCAATCTTCTCGTCAAGATTTGTTTGGCCCTCCTCGTTGAACCAGTGGTGACGTCAATTTCTCTCGACGAATCTAACAGCATCCTCCGTCGCGTTGTTAAAGGCTGCTTTCACAGTACTCCAGGAATCCTTCAAAGGGGCTTCGGCAAGCTTTATCTCATCCGGCAACGCTGCCTCAAGGCTTTGCTGGTATCCAGTATCGACTTCGGGGAGTTTAAGTCGCTCCAGATaataccgtggcgggcgacggtagcAGATTGTGTTGACAACCAAGAGTATCGgtctgttgtggtgatctccaggtgtgtCGATATAGAAGGGTATGCTGGAAGTAGGTACTActtatggccatgttcttggatgcggcgaagtcaatAAGTCAAAGGCCGTTTTAGTTCGTGAGCCGGTATGCGCTGAACTTTTTAAAAAGCGGTCTTAAATGCTTCTCCTGGCCAACGTGAGCGTTGAGATCTCCGATAACAATTTTGAGTTCTCTCCTTAAAGCTTCCTAGTCGTCATTGTTACTTCctaggtgagggctgtgcacgttaatGATGCTAACGTTGGAAAATCggcctcaacttgcacattttGTTGTCGATTGGGCATCACTCAATCACGCAATGAAATCTGTGCCCAGCTCGTCCGTGTTGCCGCTGGTCTGGTAGATGGAGTTCTCTGAATGTATGTACCGATACTCCCTTCCAGCATATTTCCTGCAGTAGTACAACGTCGAACTTGCGACTCCTAATAAGTCGGGAAAAACGGGTACTTTCCAAAACCGAACACCAGGACGTCGATCAGCCATCGTTAAAGTGGAGAGTAGACACTGTTtcgagccgcaccatcttggtgaacggccgctcgggttggcgaaccATTTTCTCTACCACCGAGATATAGTTAACGCGCCTATGATCGCGTCGCATTTTTTCACTCAGctgtgtccatgtttcagctgGCAGTCCATTGTGATCATATGACtggtggaggtgtgagataggagcTTGTCCCATTTTTATCTATGCAACATCGTAACAATACGAAATAGATTGTATAAATAAGGTTTTCAAAAGGTTTTATCACCGAAAATCACTAAATATGGAATAACGTCATCCAGAAGATGTTAGCTGATTACTAGTGAAAAGCCATTTAGTTAGTTGGGATTAGTGTTGTTAGCCTCACTCATAAACAGAATGCAACACCTCATGTAAGGTTCTCGTTGCTACTGATATCACACACTGGAGAATTCACCATTCAAGCTACTTCTCATTCTTTCTCGCTGTCTCCGTTGCTGCATTCgttcccgagatcatatgcacacacgaaCGCCTACTCTGGCAGGGGTTTTGCATCAGACTGCTGTAGAAATCTTACTaaagtagtccgataccctacacgttcaagTATGCGATATCTTAACCTTCATTGAAtcctaaaaaaaacttacgttgtttaccctggtgtgtggttttccacacatataacttttcaatttattttggacaagaaacaacttaattttgccccaaagatatttttttcaattagtgCTCACATatctgaagctataggtaccaaacaATCCTATTTCGAAAATCGGAtagggtgtgtatgtgtgcggaagtatgtgtatgtgtgtttattttcattcttacgaccaatatatctcgattttctcagcatcggctgaaccaattcgattgttcttagtcgcgtttgaaagagcttaaagTCTAGTTATTTAAGggtaaatatcgttttgatccgaaggttcattcagaaatgacgtaataaaatgtggtcagcttatataggaactgataaacCAACCGGTTTTTTTTCCagaggtttgactgatttgagtccttttggtgctagatgcgtttgttgggatttggagggtagatttttattcaaaaatatacttaaaattaaataataatttcgaaagatatgttgaaataaaaaaaacttgtggaaacgCCTAGTACATTGCAGTATCTTGGAGGTAACTAATTGAATgatattatgcgtagtgtacaaaaacaatcttaAAAAATACATTATCTCATCtgtttgatccgatggttcatgcaaaagttacgaAACAAAACGTTTTTACATGATATGACCAATTAAACATGCTATGatagcaattgaacaaaaaaaatcctaacatcggtttgaccaaatgaagcaattcggtgctaggaatgttcgtaagaatattctgaaatccatgctaagcaaagtaagcaaagccttggtgctacattccgattcggaactcgacgttttgtttattatacacagacttcgcagtcaactgtttagtgtaaaggacagttgcggagctagcgctacgatcctactaacactaacagtttaTCCTGAGCCGAGAGCCGAgccgaacccacgacgactggcttgttagaccatctcgggagatccattctaaatttatttcaatatacctaaaagtgcgagtacacttgtcttgcagtagacataaaactgtgtaaatgttgaacactgctcaaccaagctgtgcaaacactaaataggtactttttgcattagcgtattcgtaacccatatgtgtgaaaattctcacactgggatgaaacaaataaacacatacttttacacatgtcCCACGTAGCCATTTGATTTATATATTCATGTTGCGAATTACAAGAATGCACCTATATACATTCCTAAATTCAGTCAAATCgctggaaaaaaatcaattagtttatcagttcccatataaactgatcacattttgttacgtcatttttaaatgaactttcggatcaaaacgatatttaccatcaactaactagactttaagctctttcaaacgcgactaagaacaatcgaatcggttcagccggtgctgagaaaatcgagatatattggtcgtaagaatgaaaataaacacacatacacatacttccgcacacatacacaactttttcgattttagaaaCAGGAATtattggtacctatagcttcaggtatgaaagcacttaatgaaaaaaatatctttggggcaaaattaagttatttcttgtccaaaataaattcgaatgttgtatgtgtggaaatccacacaccagggtaaacaacgtaagtttttaaatatctcatcaaccaaaaatatttttctcttggaaaatatatattttgtgtaagattgatggtttaggaattgtcaagaaatttcgtcaaaatcgatcgagaagttttcgaaaaaaaatcgaaacaaaattcatttgtgtggatttccacacaaGGGTACAATGAAGGTTAAAGATTCTTCTCCCACGCTCGGCTGTCGGTACACGAATCAAAACCGGGCAGAGGAAAAaagcattttctttttcgagcaTGTTTTTCTAGCACTCCACCTAGTTGAGTAATTTAaatcgagtactcctactcgcaagcAGGAACTCGTGTACTCTTTcacagtcgctgagtagcaagaCGGAAGAGTTTTTGCGTGCGGGTGCAGCAAGAGCAGCTATTCAGGTGGGTACATGAAGAAGAAGGGTATCTCGAAaccgtagcatatgtctcgttctcaagcagaaaggaagaGAAAGaacttctcgctcgctttgcaacgttGGTTGGGACTAGAATTATGCTCCTAGGGTAGTTAGCAGCTTCGTCAGCCTGCATGTATTATCGGTCAGTTTAGTTTAAATGGCCCCTTTGGCTTTATTCTCCCTGGAAACTCCCTTTGGAAAAGGGGCTCTAAATAGAAAAagatgattttcaattgaaagcgaaacTTAACATAGTCACCATCGTCTGACGCTtttgaattgaaaatgacttcGAGCGCCGACGTACATAGGAGGCATTTATACAATACGTCATAGAGGGGAGAAAGAGTTCAGTGAATCGGGACGATACGTGACGTAGGAGGAAAAGGGGGAGGTGTTGAGTTGTGTGACGACATCTtagcattttttatttttttttatttttttattttttctattcacAACCTTTTTATGAAGTAGGTACTTTTCTGCAGGAGATTTTTACCGCCACCAACCATGAGTAATTACGAGGCGGAGGAATAATGTTGATCAAAAGTTGCGTGCCATACTTAATGAATGTCACTACAAGGATTTTACCTCCCACGTGTTCATCGTCGTTTAAACTACGGCTTGAACACTCTATGCATGCTATaatgtacagtcaggttttttgtGCTGGGGATAGGTTCCAAATTTTTATGGAATTGTGTAGAAAAAgactaaattgagttgaaaaaaaacgTAGAAAGCCGTCCCAAAACGTTGACGGAATTTGATAGTGGTCATTTTAAGGCCAAAACTTAATGTTataaattttctgttttaacCGTAACcgaaatgaaactgttcgaaacgAAATTGTTGTGTGAatttttcagtttcattttcatgcttCGACAATATGGGGCCCTGCTTTAAAACAGTGTCTTTTAACCGTAGCCTAACGTTGAAGTCTTTATCTatccaaattgttttttttttggtatcgaTATCTTCAAACctgattattttttattactttgatGTTTGAACGTTAAGGCATCCAACGATACCAGATGTGGAGATTTATCTGCAAGACGCAaatttttagagtccgtgtgccgatttttattgattcgcagatatttgcagttttttcatagtttttgtagatttttgttatagtctccttatatttacgcagactttctcaaaatgtgtgcatatTTTTATCGCTAATCTTTTTTGTCACCTACTTATTTCGCATCCATGCGGCCGTCGTTATTCTTCTCACGGAAAATAGCCTTTGCTACTACAACTATATAGTAGATacgttatctaaaaaaaaatc from Wyeomyia smithii strain HCP4-BCI-WySm-NY-G18 chromosome 3, ASM2978416v1, whole genome shotgun sequence encodes the following:
- the LOC129732816 gene encoding uncharacterized protein LOC129732816 isoform X1, which gives rise to MSKLIRQVSIETPAQKIKDCVFNLVVPVPDTPPYGARILLVYAGACYRKNQSTSISSISSQLSDTGDITTSLHILAKQLQSGNFSSISEEGPDNTAITAHQTSVTIQPNPAAHHGVRDGALFPGFEVAGVIESLGSELKEDCGFKVGQRVIIYPFEGVPAGYSELMVVPDLMYLVPIHESLPLSVAATLPTGALLAQSAIISAHKIVDNLLSQRPNEKVKILIVGTGGLALWAIRIAAQHFYAPGTKDKIQITVASLRDEGFVMAKKCEKVNMVQWNEDLYEKQLIERTHDACDGLVDIVIDFGTTSRSLHRSMQCLKKGGTVFISDEIAEKLMAKFAKRAEDRGVSIVVVPTGTIEQLHELVKLVAANEIEPPPHTVFPSDQAAEVVLKLASSEIPGRAILRFHDIE
- the LOC129732816 gene encoding uncharacterized protein LOC129732816 isoform X3: MEKRSISLDTATRLREAAMSKLIRQVSIETPAQKIKDCVFNLVVPVPDTPPYGARILLVYAGACYRKNQSTSISSISSQLSDTGDITTSLHILAKQLQSGNFSSISEEGPDNTAITAHQTSVTIQPNPAAHHGVRDGALFPGFEVAGVIESLGSELKEDCGFKVGQRVIIYPFEGVPAGYSELMVVPDLMYLVPIHESLPLSVAATLPTGALLAQSAIISAHKIVDNLLSQRPNEKVKILIVGTGGLALWAIRIAAQHFYAPGTKDKIQITVASLRDEGFVMAKKCEKVNMVQWNEDLYEKQLIERTHDACDGLVDIVIDFGTTSRSLHRSMQCLKKGGTVFISDEIAEKLMAKFAKRAEDRGVSIVVVPTGTIEQLHELVKLVAANEIEPPPHTVFPSDQAAEVVLKLASSEIPGRAILRFHDIE
- the LOC129732816 gene encoding uncharacterized protein LOC129732816 isoform X2, producing the protein MAVHVDSLLLSEIGRSISLDTATRLREAAMSKLIRQVSIETPAQKIKDCVFNLVVPVPDTPPYGARILLVYAGACYRKNQSTSISSISSQLSDTGDITTSLHILAKQLQSGNFSSISEEGPDNTAITAHQTSVTIQPNPAAHHGVRDGALFPGFEVAGVIESLGSELKEDCGFKVGQRVIIYPFEGVPAGYSELMVVPDLMYLVPIHESLPLSVAATLPTGALLAQSAIISAHKIVDNLLSQRPNEKVKILIVGTGGLALWAIRIAAQHFYAPGTKDKIQITVASLRDEGFVMAKKCEKVNMVQWNEDLYEKQLIERTHDACDGLVDIVIDFGTTSRSLHRSMQCLKKGGTVFISDEIAEKLMAKFAKRAEDRGVSIVVVPTGTIEQLHELVKLVAANEIEPPPHTVFPSDQAAEVVLKLASSEIPGRAILRFHDIE